In Citrus sinensis cultivar Valencia sweet orange chromosome 4, DVS_A1.0, whole genome shotgun sequence, one DNA window encodes the following:
- the LOC102614652 gene encoding peptidyl-prolyl cis-trans isomerase FKBP15-1, whose translation MSFNSVLNIAAAISFLLVLSTLVSANKSGDVTELQIGVKYKPKTCDIQAHKGDKIKVHYRGKLTDGTVFDSSFERGDPIEFELGSGHVIKGWDQGLLGMCVGEKRKLKIPAKLGYGAQGSPPTIPGGATLIFDTELVTVNGKPASGEKTEDEL comes from the exons ATGAGTTTCAACTCAGTATTGAATATCGCCGCTGCAATTTCGTTCCTTTTGGTTCTTTCGACGTTAG tttctGCTAACAAGTCAGGCGATGTAACAGAGTTACAGATTGGCGTAAAG TACAAGCCAAAAACCTGTGACATTCAGGCTCACAAAGGTGATAAAATCAAAGTACATTACCGG GGAAAACTGACTGATGGAACTGTTTTTGATTCCAGTTTTGAAAGAGGTGATCCCATTGAATTTGAGCTTGGCAGCGGTCATGTAATCAAAG GATGGGACCAAGGACTTTTGGGAATGTGCGTCGGTGAGAAGCGAAAGTTGAAAATTCCTGCAAAGCTTGGTTATGGGGCCCAGGGTTCTCCCCCTACCATCCCAG GTGGAGCAACATTGATCTTTGACACCGAGCTTGTAACAGTAAATGGGAAACCAGCAAGCGGAGAGAAAACTGAAGATGAGCTATGA
- the LOC102614954 gene encoding peptidyl-prolyl cis-trans isomerase FKBP62 produces the protein MDEDFDIPAANEMDADMDLPDDAPMMKVGEEKEIGNQGLKKKLVKEGEGWDTPENGDEVEVHYTGTLLDGTQFDSSRDRSTPFKFTLGQGNVIKGWDIGIKTMKKGENAVFTIPPELAYGESGSPPTIPPNATLQFDVELLSWTSVKDICKDGGIIKKILKEGEKWENPKDLDEVLVNYEARLEDGMVVGKADGVEFTVKDGHFCPTLAKAVKTMKKGEKVLLAVKPQYGFGEKGKSASGNEGAVPPNATLQIALELVSWKTVSEITDDKKVIKKILKEGDGFERPNEGAFVKVKLIGKLQDGTVFVKKGHSEEEQLFEFKTDEEQVIDGLDRAVITMKKNEVALLTIAPEYAFGSAESQQELAVVPPNSTVHYEVELVSFEKEKESWDMNTEEKIEAAGKKKEQGNTLFKAGKYARASKRYEKAVKYIEYDTSFGDEEKKQAKALKVACNLNNAACKLKLKDYKQAEKLCTKVLDLDSRNVKALYRRAQAYIQMADLDLAEFDIKKALEIDPDNRDVKLEYKTLKEKMKEYNKKEAKFYGNMFAKMSMFGSAESNKAEPKEAEPMSVDSKA, from the exons ATGGATGAGGATTTTGATATTCCAGCTGCGAATGAGATGGACGCGGACATGGATCTTCCCGACGATGCTCCCATGATGAAGGTTGGGGAGGAGAAGGAGATCGGTAATCAAGGTTTGAAGAAGAAGCTTGTCAAGGAAGGCGAAGGCTGGGACACTCCTGAAAATGGCGACGAAGTTGAAG TTCATTATACTGGAACGTTGCTGGATGGTACTCAGTTTGATTCCAGTCGTGATAGAAGCACTCCTTTTAAGTTCACGCTTGGTCAAg GGAATGTGATTAAAGGATGGGACATAGGTATTAAGACTATGAAGAAAGGTGAAAATGCTGTCTTCACCATTCCTCCTGAGCTTGCTTATGGTGAATCTGGTTCACCACCGACCATTCCTCCAAATGCCACTCTTCAGTTTGATGTTGAATTACTATCTTGGACTAGTGTCAAGGACATTTGCAAGGACGGTGGGATTATTAAGAAGATCCTCAAGGAAGGAGAAAAATGGGAGAATCCCAAGGACCTTGATGAAGTTCTCG TTAACTACGAAGCTAGACTTGAGGATGGTATGGTTGttggaaaagcagatggtgTAGAATTCACTGTTAAAGATG GTCATTTCTGTCCCACGTTAGCGAAGGCTGTAAAGACGATGAAGAAGGGAGAGAAGGTACTTCTTGCAGTGAAGCCACAAT ATGGATTTGGGGAGAAAGGGAAGTCTGCCTCAGGCAACGAAGGTGCAGTCCCACCAAATGCAACACTTCAGATTGCTTTGGAGTTAGTTTCATGGAAGACTGTGTCCGAAATCACTGATGACAAGAAGGTTAtcaagaagattttgaaaGAAGGGGATGGGTTTGAGCGCCCTAATGAAGGAGCTTTTGTCAAAG TCAAATTGATTGGGAAGCTGCAAGATGGTACCGTGTTTGTGAAAAAGGGTCATAGTGAGGAAGAGCAGCTGTTTGAGTTTAAGACAGATGAAG AGCAAGTCATTGATGGGCTTGATAGAGCGGTGATtacaatgaagaaaaatgaggTTGCACTGCTGACAATAGCACCAGAGTATGCTTTTGGCTCGGCTGAGTCGCAGCAGGAGCTGGCTGTAGTACCTCCTAATTCAACTGTGCATTATGAGGTTGAGCTGGTGTCCTTTGAAAAG GAGAAGGAATCGTGGGACATGAATACTGAGGAAAAGATTGAAGCCGCGGGGAAGAAGAAGGAACAAGGGAATACATTGTTTAAGGCAGGCAAATATGCAAGAGCCTCAAAGAGATATGAGAAA GCTGTCAAGTACATCGAGTATGATACTTCCTTTGGTGACGAAGAGAAAAAACAGGCAAAGGCATTGAAAGTTGCTTGCAATCTCAATAATGCTGCTTGCAAATTGAAACTCAAGGATTACAAGCAGGCAGAAAAATTATGCACCAAG GTGCTTGACTTGGATAGTAGAAATGTGAAAGCTCTGTATAGAAGGGCTCAGGCATACATTCAGATGGCAGATTTAGATTTGGCAGAGTTTGATATCAAGAAAGCACTTGAGATTGATCCTGATAACAG GGATGTCAAGTTGGAGTACAAAACTTTGAAGGAGAAGATGAAGGAATACAACAAGAAAGAGGCTAAGTTTTATGGCAACATGTTTGCGAAGATGAGTATGTTTGGATCTGCTGAATCCAAT AAAGCAGAGCCCAAGGAGGCAGAGCCCATGAGCGTAGACAGCAAGGCATGA
- the LOC102614361 gene encoding pentatricopeptide repeat-containing protein At3g25210, mitochondrial, which produces MPVTFLRLLTTALKNSKFPSIAPLTSLHVPAIPSTPSAHPSLYQPHRLSSNPPTPNPNPQTRTRTPLEKQFETWIQHLKPGFTPSDVVSALQAQSDPDLALDIFRWTSQQHGYRHNHESYCAIIHILINGRRYRNVETLLEEVLAGNCEMSVPLYNSIIKFCCGRKLLFNRAFDAYKKMLKSHNCKPTLETFTLLLNALLRRFNKLNVCYVYLHSVRSLTKQMKSLGVIPDTYALNMIIKAYSKCLQVDEAIRVFREMGLYGCEPNAFTYSYIARGLCEKGRVEQGFGFYKEMKEKGLVPSGSCYMILICSLALERRFEDALEVLFDMLGNSMGPDMLTYKTLLEGLCREGRESEAFDLLEEFRKRDVVMGDRNYKTLLNGLHFQNQE; this is translated from the coding sequence ATGCCTGTCACCTTCCTTCGCCTTCTCACCACGGCTCTCAAAAACTCCAAATTCCCCTCTATCGCGCCTCTCACCTCTCTCCACGTACCCGCAATCCCCTCCACTCCCTCCGCCCACCCGTCACTCTACCAACCCCACCGCCTCAGCTCCAACCCACCCACTCCGAACCCAAACCCCCAAACCCGAACCCGAACCCCACTCGAAAAGCAATTCGAAACCTGGATCCAACACCTCAAACCCGGCTTCACCCCGTCCGACGTCGTTTCCGCCTTGCAGGCCCAATCAGACCCCGATCTCGCCCTCGACATCTTCCGATGGACGTCCCAGCAGCACGGATACAGGCACAACCACGAAAGTTACTGCGCCATAATCCACATTCTAATCAACGGCAGGCGCTACCGCAACGTGGAGACCCTCCTCGAAGAAGTCCTCGCCGGCAACTGTGAGATGTCTGTTCCTTTGTATAACTCGATAATTAAATTCTGCTGCGGCCGCAAGCTTCTGTTTAATCGCGCTTTTGATGCTTACAAAAAAATGCTGAAATCACACAACTGTAAGCCCACACTTGAGACATTCACTTTGTTATTAAATGCATTGCTTAGGAGATTCAACAAGTTGAATGtttgttatgtttatttacATTCGGTTAGGTCTCTAACGAAGCAAATGAAATCTTTAGGAGTTATACCCGATACATATGCCTTGAATATGATTATTAAGGCTTATTCTAAGTGTCTTCAGGTTGATGAAGCTATTAGGGTTTTTCGTGAAATGGGGTTGTATGGATGTGAGCCGAATGCTTTTACTTATAGTTATATTGCTAGAGGATTGTGTGAGAAGGGGAGAGTGGAGCAGGGTTTTGGGTTTTATAAGGAGATGAAGGAGAAGGGACTCGTGCCGAGTGGAAGTTGCTATATGATTTTGATATGTAGTCTTGCTCTAGAGAGGAGGTTTGAGGATGCTCTTGAGGTTCTGTTTGATATGTTGGGTAATTCAATGGGGCCGGATATGCTGACATATAAGACTTTGTTGGAAGGGTTGTGTAGGGAAGGGAGGGAGAGTGAGGCTTTCGACTTGCTTGAGGAGTTTCGAAAGAGGGATGTGGTGATGGGTGATAGAAACTACAAGACATTGTTGAATGGATtgcattttcaaaatcaagaGTAG